A genomic window from Oceanobacillus timonensis includes:
- a CDS encoding FadR/GntR family transcriptional regulator, with protein sequence MKPFKKEKLSDIIFSQLEMMIKTGEYAEGQKLPSENELAKYFDVSRVPIREAISKLVSVGYIESMQGKGSFVKRLDAADEFKTYTYGEFSKKELFDLLEMRALLEVEAAGFSAERRTQEALLAIKQALTDFEEITSNEYSIGLKADYNFHQAIIQSTENNYIIQTFENLEHVHRNALEYSLQLNLGKPRKREEVYSEHERIYWAIKSQNSSEAREAMRIHLINMRRKLGDDRI encoded by the coding sequence ATGAAACCTTTTAAAAAGGAAAAGTTGTCTGATATTATTTTTTCCCAACTAGAAATGATGATTAAGACCGGGGAATACGCGGAAGGCCAAAAGCTTCCGTCAGAAAATGAGCTGGCAAAATATTTTGATGTCAGCAGGGTCCCTATTCGTGAAGCCATTAGTAAATTAGTCTCTGTAGGTTATATTGAGTCGATGCAGGGAAAAGGCAGCTTTGTAAAGCGATTGGACGCAGCAGATGAATTTAAAACATACACGTATGGTGAATTTTCAAAAAAAGAATTATTTGATTTGTTAGAAATGCGAGCATTGCTGGAAGTGGAGGCAGCAGGGTTCAGTGCAGAGAGACGCACGCAAGAAGCCCTTCTAGCTATTAAACAAGCACTGACAGATTTTGAAGAAATTACTAGTAATGAATATTCAATTGGTTTAAAGGCTGATTATAATTTTCATCAAGCGATTATTCAATCAACAGAAAATAATTATATCATCCAAACCTTTGAAAATTTAGAACATGTGCATAGAAATGCGCTGGAATATTCATTGCAGCTGAACTTGGGAAAGCCTCGAAAAAGAGAAGAGGTCTATAGTGAGCATGAGCGTATTTATTGGGCTATAAAATCTCAAAACAGTTCAGAAGCAAGAGAAGCAATGCGTATACACTTGATAAATATGCGCCGGAAGTTAGGAGATGACAGAATATAG
- a CDS encoding TRAP transporter permease — protein MDNAQAAKTEMERNVENQPSDPKSLRHKIIAIVGIVLSVFVLLTSSYLNIQEFYRNTIFLILIFVMGFLLHPSNKKKTGKIASTDVIMIFLSIISIGYITVTYANLHVDRLSQANTMDYIFAVLCILVLFEITRRSIGWFIPILSVAALLYGIYGAYFPIDFAHSGFTFERLLYRIYMTSDGIFGSTLSIASTYIVLFILFGAFLTVSGASNLFNDLAMAIAGQRRGGPAQVAVITSALTGSLNGSAVANVATTGAFTIPLMKSIGLKPKFAGGVEAAASTGGMLMPPIMGAAAFIMAGFLGIPYTTIVLASILPSLLYFIALVFAIDTEAKKQGLKGISKENIPDIKKVLLERGALLLPIIVVMGVLLLGRTAIFAGFAGIIATIITSYLTKDKTNRITFFKFFEALIDGARNSVQVAIACASVGIIIAVVSMSGIGSMLAYNVADLAGGNLFIILLLIMVTCIILSLGLPSTALYIVVAVTAAPALVQVGVNPLAAHFFVFYYGAMSNVTPPVALAAYTGAGIAKANPMQTAWTALRLAFPGFIIPIIIVYDPILLLQTDEGPMNYFLLAQAFISALIGVYALAVGFGNYIRVKLNIIERILLLGVAFLLISTNQLFDIIGLILFVLILAFHFIRSKQLLKTG, from the coding sequence ATGGACAATGCACAAGCAGCGAAGACGGAGATGGAAAGGAATGTAGAAAACCAGCCGAGTGATCCGAAATCATTGCGTCATAAAATCATCGCAATTGTCGGTATTGTCCTGTCTGTCTTTGTTTTACTCACATCCAGCTATCTAAATATTCAAGAGTTTTATAGAAATACCATCTTTTTAATTTTAATTTTTGTGATGGGATTTTTACTTCATCCTTCCAATAAAAAGAAGACCGGAAAAATAGCATCGACGGATGTCATAATGATATTCTTGTCCATTATTTCGATAGGTTATATTACGGTCACTTATGCAAATCTGCATGTGGACCGGTTATCACAGGCGAATACAATGGATTACATATTTGCTGTCTTATGTATTCTGGTATTGTTTGAGATAACGCGTCGATCGATTGGCTGGTTTATTCCTATTTTAAGTGTGGCAGCTTTACTTTATGGCATTTATGGTGCTTATTTTCCAATTGATTTTGCTCATTCCGGTTTTACATTTGAAAGGTTACTTTACCGGATTTACATGACGTCAGATGGAATATTTGGCAGTACATTATCTATCGCTTCTACTTACATTGTGCTGTTTATTTTATTTGGGGCATTTCTGACAGTGAGTGGTGCAAGTAATTTATTTAATGATTTAGCGATGGCGATTGCGGGACAGCGACGAGGAGGCCCTGCACAGGTGGCTGTTATCACAAGTGCCTTGACGGGATCATTAAATGGAAGTGCTGTAGCGAATGTGGCGACCACAGGTGCGTTTACCATTCCACTCATGAAGAGCATTGGATTAAAACCCAAATTTGCAGGAGGGGTAGAGGCAGCTGCATCTACAGGAGGAATGCTGATGCCGCCAATTATGGGTGCAGCAGCGTTTATTATGGCTGGCTTTTTAGGAATACCTTATACGACAATTGTGTTAGCTAGTATTTTGCCTTCCCTGTTATATTTTATCGCCTTAGTATTTGCAATCGACACAGAAGCAAAAAAGCAGGGACTGAAGGGGATAAGTAAAGAAAATATTCCTGATATCAAAAAAGTGCTTTTGGAAAGAGGTGCATTACTTTTACCGATTATTGTGGTGATGGGCGTGCTTTTACTAGGAAGAACAGCTATTTTTGCCGGATTTGCAGGTATTATTGCTACGATCATTACATCCTATCTAACGAAAGATAAAACGAACCGGATTACCTTCTTTAAGTTTTTTGAAGCACTTATTGATGGAGCTAGAAACTCTGTGCAGGTTGCTATTGCCTGTGCTTCTGTAGGAATTATTATTGCTGTGGTATCGATGAGCGGTATAGGATCCATGCTTGCTTATAATGTGGCAGACCTTGCAGGGGGAAACCTGTTTATTATTCTGCTGCTGATTATGGTTACTTGTATTATATTAAGCTTGGGTCTTCCGTCGACAGCATTATACATTGTGGTAGCGGTAACAGCTGCACCGGCGCTTGTCCAAGTAGGAGTTAATCCTTTAGCCGCTCATTTTTTTGTATTTTATTATGGTGCTATGTCCAACGTAACGCCGCCTGTGGCATTGGCTGCATATACAGGGGCGGGAATAGCAAAAGCAAATCCGATGCAAACCGCTTGGACAGCTTTAAGATTAGCGTTCCCGGGTTTTATCATTCCAATTATCATTGTTTACGATCCTATATTGCTGTTGCAGACAGATGAGGGACCAATGAATTATTTCTTGCTGGCTCAAGCATTTATTTCTGCGCTTATAGGCGTTTATGCCCTCGCTGTTGGATTTGGGAACTATATTCGAGTAAAATTGAATATAATCGAAAGAATTTTATTACTCGGAGTAGCTTTCTTATTAATTTCTACCAATCAACTATTTGATATTATCGGTTTGATATTGTTTGTATTGATACTTGCTTTCCATTTTATAAGAAGTAAGCAGCTCCTGAAGACGGGATGA
- the lhgO gene encoding L-2-hydroxyglutarate oxidase: protein MKVDILIVGAGIIGLSTAYQLSNMHQDKKIVVVDKEAEAAKHQTGHNSGVIHSGIYYKPGSYKARFARNGSKSMMAFCERHHIAYNQCGKVIVATDTSQLANMNKLYERGIENGLDVQLLSKDEVTEIEPFVNTVGGIYVKNTGIVDFKKVTEKYAELFIENGGMLRLENEVSDIQVDKENITVVTNEDAYEADYLINCAGLYSDELARMSGVKTDVRIIPFRGEYFKLDKKVEHYVKTLIYPVPNPDLPFLGVHFTNMIGGGVDVGPNAVLGFKKEAYQKIGFNLKETSQIMTFPGLYRMGLKNMKEAVGEYYRSFSKKAFVKEAQKLIPSLSAADIKPMEAGVRAQAMKPDGTMLDDFYFEENACSLHVLNAPSPAATCSIEIGKEIAERFNQKIKAVI, encoded by the coding sequence GTGAAAGTAGATATACTCATTGTCGGAGCAGGAATCATCGGATTGAGTACGGCATATCAGCTGTCAAACATGCATCAAGATAAAAAGATTGTTGTCGTAGATAAAGAAGCAGAGGCAGCGAAACATCAGACAGGGCATAATAGTGGTGTGATTCATTCGGGTATTTATTATAAGCCGGGATCTTATAAAGCGCGATTTGCCCGAAACGGCTCGAAGTCCATGATGGCGTTTTGCGAAAGACATCATATCGCATACAATCAATGCGGAAAGGTTATTGTGGCGACAGACACGTCGCAACTTGCGAATATGAATAAGTTATACGAGCGAGGAATAGAAAATGGTCTGGATGTTCAACTTCTCAGTAAGGATGAAGTGACAGAGATTGAACCATTTGTGAATACAGTTGGCGGAATCTATGTTAAAAATACAGGAATTGTTGATTTTAAAAAGGTAACTGAAAAGTATGCGGAGCTCTTCATAGAGAATGGCGGGATGCTGCGGTTAGAGAACGAAGTAAGCGATATACAAGTTGACAAAGAAAACATAACTGTCGTGACAAATGAAGATGCGTATGAAGCGGATTATCTTATTAATTGTGCCGGCTTATATAGTGATGAGCTGGCACGGATGTCCGGCGTGAAGACAGATGTACGAATTATCCCGTTCCGTGGTGAATACTTCAAATTGGATAAGAAGGTGGAACATTACGTAAAGACGCTTATTTATCCGGTGCCGAATCCGGATTTGCCATTTTTAGGGGTGCATTTCACCAATATGATTGGCGGCGGAGTAGATGTAGGTCCGAATGCTGTGCTCGGGTTTAAGAAAGAAGCTTACCAGAAAATTGGTTTTAATCTAAAAGAAACATCGCAAATCATGACTTTCCCCGGCCTGTATCGAATGGGGTTGAAAAATATGAAAGAAGCTGTTGGTGAATATTATCGCTCATTCAGTAAAAAAGCATTTGTGAAGGAAGCACAAAAATTAATCCCTTCATTAAGCGCAGCGGACATCAAACCGATGGAAGCCGGGGTACGTGCACAAGCAATGAAACCGGACGGAACCATGTTGGATGATTTTTATTTTGAAGAAAATGCGTGCAGCCTCCATGTGTTGAATGCCCCATCTCCTGCTGCGACATGCTCCATTGAAATTGGTAAGGAAATAGCAGAACGTTTTAATCAAAAAATAAAAGCGGTTATATAG
- a CDS encoding LysR family transcriptional regulator has protein sequence MPTLAQYTAFHTLIETGNFTETGLKLNLTQSSITHAINNLEKELDLSLIIRNRNNIILTSDGKMVYEHVSKMLQEQQKLENTVANLKNLIGGTITVGVLPSISLVLLPKVLSYFEQHYPDVTIRLMEGDYDQIENWLRHGVVDIGFIAKPASENVVFHFIFEDVLQCIMAKEHPLATEKHLTLNQLKNERWIMPKQNIDRDVLRILSEHNIDPDVVYELSVDQAILTMVTENLGISIVPKSILHHAPADLVQKNFSEHYVRTVGIAHKRNTYPSPAAMKFVEICNILAEDFSNED, from the coding sequence ATGCCTACATTAGCACAATATACCGCATTTCACACATTAATCGAAACCGGGAACTTCACGGAAACCGGTCTGAAATTAAATTTGACACAATCCTCCATTACGCATGCAATAAATAATTTAGAAAAGGAATTAGACCTTTCTTTAATCATTCGCAATAGGAATAATATTATTTTAACAAGCGATGGAAAAATGGTCTATGAACACGTTTCGAAAATGCTGCAAGAACAGCAAAAATTAGAAAATACGGTTGCTAATTTAAAAAACTTGATCGGCGGAACGATTACCGTAGGAGTGCTTCCCAGTATTTCACTCGTACTGCTTCCAAAGGTTCTATCCTATTTCGAACAGCATTATCCCGATGTCACCATTCGTCTGATGGAAGGGGATTATGATCAAATTGAAAACTGGCTCCGGCACGGTGTCGTTGATATCGGATTTATCGCCAAACCAGCATCCGAAAATGTTGTATTTCATTTTATTTTTGAAGACGTGCTTCAATGCATTATGGCTAAAGAGCATCCGCTTGCCACTGAAAAACATCTGACACTGAATCAATTAAAGAATGAGCGCTGGATTATGCCAAAACAAAACATTGACCGCGATGTATTACGTATCTTATCCGAGCACAACATCGACCCGGATGTTGTATACGAATTGTCGGTTGACCAAGCCATTTTAACGATGGTAACGGAAAATTTAGGGATTTCGATTGTTCCCAAATCTATTTTACATCATGCACCGGCAGACTTAGTTCAGAAGAATTTTTCTGAACACTATGTACGAACAGTTGGAATTGCACATAAACGAAACACTTACCCGTCCCCAGCGGCGATGAAATTTGTGGAAATATGTAACATATTAGCGGAAGATTTTTCAAATGAGGATTGA
- a CDS encoding TAXI family TRAP transporter solute-binding subunit, whose product MKNKIFVFAVLIFAFVLSGCNFEKKEIYNIATATTGGTYYPIGVGMGQLWTEHYRDQNIKFNGQASAGSVENIDLMKNNEADFSILQGLISTQAAEGSGIYEGEQYEELRAVGMIWPNVEHFVLMEDFVETGNISDIEGQSFSVGPQASGTEQSTVTMMEGIGLGKSDIRTEYLGYDDTISAMRDGRLDGGSLPAGVPVSAITDMYASGLQADILEVTDEQMDDINDIVNTWYRYTIEAGSYPRQEEDIDTIAQPNILVTTSDMDEEMVYNLTKILYENREYMINIHNSAREMQIETALEGLNTPLHAGAYRYFEEQGIEIEDHLVPEEIREEEN is encoded by the coding sequence ATGAAAAATAAGATTTTTGTATTTGCAGTACTTATTTTTGCCTTTGTTTTATCTGGCTGTAATTTTGAAAAGAAAGAGATTTACAACATAGCAACAGCAACAACAGGAGGTACATATTATCCGATTGGCGTTGGAATGGGGCAGCTTTGGACAGAACATTATCGGGATCAAAATATTAAATTTAATGGGCAAGCTTCAGCAGGATCTGTAGAAAACATTGATTTAATGAAAAATAACGAAGCAGATTTTTCTATACTTCAAGGATTAATTTCAACACAGGCAGCGGAAGGAAGCGGTATTTATGAAGGAGAACAATACGAAGAACTCCGTGCTGTAGGGATGATTTGGCCAAATGTAGAGCATTTTGTGTTAATGGAAGACTTTGTAGAAACTGGAAATATCTCAGACATCGAAGGGCAATCTTTCTCTGTTGGCCCACAAGCAAGCGGAACTGAGCAATCTACTGTAACCATGATGGAAGGTATTGGTCTTGGGAAAAGTGATATCAGAACAGAGTATCTTGGTTACGATGATACGATTTCGGCAATGAGGGATGGGAGGTTAGATGGTGGTTCTCTCCCGGCTGGTGTACCGGTATCTGCGATTACAGATATGTACGCAAGTGGATTACAAGCGGATATTTTAGAGGTTACGGATGAACAAATGGATGATATTAATGATATCGTCAATACGTGGTATCGATATACGATTGAAGCAGGATCTTATCCAAGACAGGAAGAAGATATTGATACGATTGCACAGCCAAATATATTAGTGACTACTTCAGATATGGATGAAGAAATGGTTTATAACCTGACAAAGATATTGTATGAAAACCGTGAATATATGATTAATATTCACAACTCTGCACGTGAAATGCAAATAGAGACGGCATTAGAAGGATTGAATACACCGCTTCATGCTGGTGCATACCGTTATTTTGAAGAACAAGGTATCGAGATTGAGGATCATCTTGTACCAGAGGAAATAAGAGAGGAGGAAAACTAA
- a CDS encoding FAD-binding oxidoreductase, producing the protein MKETIIEKLSEIVGDRLLIDVDDRVSYGYDGSFGQYMPEYVVQVMSTEEVQKIVWLASANEIPIYPRGASTSLSGGPLPVYGGIVMDFSQWNQQLEIFPDDLLMKVSPGVKTGDIHQLAEEHNLMYAPDPSSSLICTIGGNLAENAGGPRGVKYGVTKDYVLGLEAVTAEGEIIHTGGNTVKNVTGYDLTKLLIGSEGTLAIITEATLRLIPKPMDTKTAMIIFDDLHTAGKSISKILTSGVRPSKMEILDQNAVNKVEDYAGLNLPRTAAAILLVEVDGDPDVLMKELHVIQQALLEIGVENVQIAKTKEEETRLWQVRKFVSPAIVESGYTKISEDATVPLSKIPDMFRKIDEVKRKYNLNIVVFGHAGDGNLHPTINTNMRDADEVSRVEDAVEEIFHYAIELGGTLSGEHGIGTMKKPFFPKEVGEAGMLFQKAIKQALDPKNILNPGKIFPEAGEKRLVLNND; encoded by the coding sequence ATGAAAGAAACAATCATAGAAAAACTATCGGAAATTGTGGGCGATCGCCTGTTAATAGATGTAGATGATCGCGTATCATACGGCTATGATGGATCATTTGGACAGTATATGCCCGAATATGTTGTCCAAGTGATGTCAACAGAAGAAGTGCAGAAAATTGTGTGGTTAGCTAGTGCTAATGAAATTCCGATTTATCCAAGAGGAGCGAGTACAAGCTTGTCCGGGGGACCGTTGCCGGTATATGGCGGGATTGTGATGGATTTCTCACAATGGAATCAGCAGCTGGAAATTTTTCCGGATGATTTATTAATGAAGGTAAGTCCAGGAGTAAAAACAGGAGATATTCACCAATTGGCAGAGGAACATAATTTAATGTATGCTCCAGATCCTTCCTCCTCCTTGATTTGTACTATTGGAGGAAATTTAGCAGAAAATGCAGGCGGCCCCCGAGGGGTAAAGTATGGCGTTACCAAGGATTATGTGCTAGGGCTGGAAGCAGTTACAGCAGAAGGGGAAATAATCCATACGGGGGGAAATACGGTTAAAAATGTAACCGGATATGATTTAACCAAGCTGCTAATTGGTTCAGAGGGAACGCTTGCCATTATCACGGAGGCAACATTAAGGCTAATTCCAAAACCAATGGATACAAAAACAGCAATGATTATATTTGATGATTTGCATACAGCAGGGAAATCTATTTCCAAAATTTTAACCTCAGGAGTCAGACCATCTAAAATGGAAATTCTTGATCAGAATGCGGTCAATAAAGTTGAAGATTATGCGGGGCTAAATTTACCGCGAACAGCTGCAGCCATTCTGCTTGTTGAGGTGGATGGAGATCCAGATGTGCTGATGAAAGAATTACACGTCATTCAACAAGCACTTTTGGAAATTGGCGTAGAAAATGTACAAATTGCAAAAACAAAAGAAGAGGAAACCAGGCTTTGGCAAGTAAGAAAATTCGTTTCACCAGCCATTGTCGAAAGCGGATACACAAAAATATCAGAAGATGCTACGGTACCATTAAGCAAAATCCCGGATATGTTTCGAAAAATAGATGAAGTAAAGCGGAAGTATAACTTAAATATTGTGGTGTTTGGCCACGCTGGAGATGGTAATCTGCATCCCACCATCAATACAAATATGCGGGATGCGGATGAGGTTTCTCGAGTAGAAGATGCCGTGGAAGAAATCTTTCATTATGCGATTGAACTAGGAGGGACTTTGTCAGGTGAACATGGAATAGGAACCATGAAAAAGCCGTTTTTTCCTAAAGAGGTTGGAGAAGCCGGTATGCTGTTCCAAAAAGCCATTAAACAAGCACTTGATCCAAAGAATATCCTGAACCCAGGGAAAATATTCCCGGAAGCGGGAGAGAAAAGGTTAGTGTTAAATAATGACTGA
- a CDS encoding (Fe-S)-binding protein → MTEQLIDKLDYQATFDCVQCGYCLPACPTYLAFKKEKHSPRGRINLVQMAAEGKIDIEDMREGIDLCLGCRACETVCPTNVRYGDILMSAVEVLKDNKKMGVFEKGVRTVAFKVVLKNKRVQRLVNKGLYAYQITGVKRVVNRGNLLKPVEKYRDLNKALPEVEPSKRLKNPSNPFRTTNMQIGFFQGCIMDVFFSRINDLAINILSEHGMEVTNIPTQTCCGALQHHAGEHDQTVELAKKNIAAYEEYNFDYIVNTIGGCGATLKEYPKLFQEGTEWHQRAMKFTAKVRDISELMAMVDLQFQYEVPANAIFQPSCHLENVQQVFEDPLKIIKSIPGLNYMELKDKSLCCGSAGVYNILHFEESMLILDMKMNNVKTARPDLIITSNPGCHMQMQLGVEREGLSEEISVKHIVEVVAEACGIETT, encoded by the coding sequence ATGACTGAACAATTAATAGACAAGTTAGATTATCAGGCAACCTTTGACTGTGTGCAATGCGGGTACTGTTTACCTGCTTGTCCAACCTATCTTGCTTTCAAAAAAGAAAAACATTCCCCGAGAGGACGTATCAATTTGGTACAGATGGCAGCGGAGGGAAAGATAGATATCGAGGACATGCGGGAGGGCATTGATTTGTGTCTGGGCTGCCGGGCGTGTGAAACGGTTTGTCCGACGAATGTCCGTTATGGGGATATCCTGATGTCGGCAGTCGAAGTGTTAAAAGATAATAAGAAGATGGGTGTGTTTGAAAAGGGTGTAAGAACCGTGGCATTTAAAGTGGTGCTTAAAAATAAGCGAGTTCAAAGACTGGTAAACAAAGGATTGTATGCGTATCAAATCACCGGCGTGAAGCGTGTGGTCAACCGTGGTAATCTGTTGAAGCCGGTGGAGAAATATCGTGATTTAAATAAAGCGTTACCAGAAGTCGAGCCAAGCAAACGATTGAAGAATCCGTCCAATCCATTTAGAACAACCAACATGCAGATTGGTTTCTTTCAAGGCTGTATTATGGACGTGTTTTTCAGCCGAATCAATGATTTAGCTATCAATATCTTAAGTGAACATGGCATGGAAGTGACGAATATTCCAACGCAAACATGCTGTGGTGCTCTGCAGCATCATGCCGGAGAACATGATCAGACGGTAGAGTTGGCCAAGAAAAATATTGCAGCTTATGAGGAATACAACTTTGATTATATTGTCAACACCATCGGCGGCTGTGGAGCGACATTAAAAGAATATCCAAAGCTGTTTCAAGAGGGAACGGAATGGCATCAACGGGCTATGAAGTTTACAGCAAAGGTCAGAGATATTTCGGAGCTGATGGCAATGGTGGATTTGCAGTTTCAATATGAGGTTCCGGCGAACGCTATATTCCAGCCGTCATGCCATTTGGAAAATGTTCAGCAGGTATTTGAGGATCCACTAAAAATTATTAAAAGCATCCCAGGATTGAATTATATGGAGCTAAAAGATAAATCACTTTGCTGTGGATCAGCAGGAGTTTATAATATTCTTCATTTCGAGGAATCGATGCTCATTTTAGATATGAAGATGAACAATGTTAAAACAGCAAGGCCGGATTTAATAATTACTTCCAACCCCGGCTGTCATATGCAAATGCAGTTAGGCGTAGAAAGGGAAGGGCTATCGGAGGAAATTTCTGTGAAGCATATTGTCGAAGTCGTTGCGGAAGCCTGCGGTATAGAAACAACTTGA
- a CDS encoding cytochrome P450, translating into MAETHMPKDKGLDHTLKLLDEGYRFVTNRSDKFESRVFETRLLGEKTICMVGEKEAELFYDNSRFSRKDASPERIQKTLFGEGGVQGLDGEEHQNRKAMFMSLMTKEKLQEISSIIREEWEQEMKSHSTGDVQIYQAAKYVLTRAALRWTGTPYEEEDVPEWAEQLSYMFEDAGSVGWNHWQARQSRFMSEERITGLTERIRKGTAEVDKDSPVYQFAMHRDVNGELLDEQIVAVEILNLLRPIVAIAVYIDFLLLAIHDYPEEVNKLESSEDMHRFVQEVRRFYPFFPVAPARVKADFTWNGYTFKEGTLTLLDLYGTNHDPDIWNKPDQFQPQRFQGWKESPFNFIPQGGGEFDIGHRCAGEWMTMDVLKTTLDFFVNHLSFEFTEQDLSYEMDDIPPITKSGVMIRGLQLK; encoded by the coding sequence ATGGCAGAGACTCACATGCCAAAGGACAAAGGTTTGGATCATACGCTAAAGCTTTTAGATGAAGGATATCGCTTTGTCACCAATCGTTCGGATAAGTTTGAATCACGTGTGTTTGAAACGAGGTTGTTAGGTGAGAAAACGATTTGTATGGTAGGTGAGAAAGAAGCAGAACTTTTCTACGATAATAGCCGATTTTCTAGAAAAGACGCTTCTCCCGAAAGGATTCAGAAAACATTATTTGGAGAAGGAGGCGTTCAAGGCTTAGATGGTGAGGAACATCAGAATCGGAAAGCGATGTTTATGTCCCTGATGACCAAGGAAAAGTTGCAAGAGATATCTTCCATTATTCGAGAAGAGTGGGAGCAGGAAATGAAGAGTCATTCCACAGGAGATGTGCAAATTTACCAAGCAGCAAAATATGTATTAACGAGAGCTGCTCTACGTTGGACAGGAACTCCTTATGAAGAAGAAGATGTACCGGAGTGGGCAGAACAGCTAAGTTATATGTTTGAAGACGCTGGTTCAGTCGGGTGGAACCATTGGCAGGCAAGACAATCCCGGTTTATGTCGGAAGAACGAATCACAGGTCTGACTGAAAGAATACGAAAAGGAACCGCAGAGGTCGATAAGGATAGTCCGGTATATCAATTTGCAATGCATCGTGATGTTAATGGAGAATTACTTGACGAACAGATTGTTGCCGTTGAAATATTGAATCTGTTGCGCCCCATTGTAGCGATTGCTGTTTATATAGACTTCCTTCTCCTGGCTATTCATGACTATCCGGAAGAAGTGAACAAATTGGAATCGTCGGAAGATATGCATCGTTTTGTTCAAGAAGTCAGACGATTTTATCCATTTTTCCCTGTTGCTCCAGCACGGGTCAAAGCGGATTTTACATGGAATGGATATACGTTTAAAGAAGGAACGTTAACGTTATTGGATTTATATGGTACAAACCATGACCCGGATATTTGGAACAAGCCGGATCAGTTTCAGCCGCAGCGATTTCAGGGATGGAAAGAATCGCCATTTAATTTTATTCCACAAGGCGGTGGAGAATTTGATATTGGCCATCGTTGCGCCGGTGAGTGGATGACGATGGACGTTTTAAAGACAACCTTAGACTTTTTTGTCAATCATCTTTCGTTTGAATTTACCGAACAGGACTTGAGTTATGAGATGGATGATATCCCGCCGATTACAAAGAGTGGGGTAATGATTAGAGGATTGCAATTGAAATAA
- a CDS encoding L-2-amino-thiazoline-4-carboxylic acid hydrolase, with translation MSEEKLMMKALSMDIITAKMFNELHQSITESYGDEEGRQLVRQGLEAFGLKDAETLAKKATAEGQNHVFYEYLPQVVEGEEKYADVTAFARFSKMFAQIAKQVVDKYAEEGEDVIRRAVERYGRKRGEGIAQRARTNGLENNSDNYLKNYDMARSELFEVDTVHKENEVEQTFTYCPFGQQWADDDMGEYGILYCQMIDPAVAKGYNKNFEVVHDQYVLREGQCHFQFQMKE, from the coding sequence ATGAGTGAAGAAAAACTGATGATGAAAGCTTTATCCATGGATATTATTACAGCAAAAATGTTTAATGAGCTTCATCAATCCATTACAGAGTCTTATGGAGATGAAGAAGGACGCCAACTAGTACGACAAGGTCTGGAAGCATTTGGTCTGAAAGATGCGGAAACATTGGCAAAAAAAGCGACAGCAGAAGGACAGAACCATGTCTTTTATGAATATTTACCACAAGTTGTGGAAGGCGAAGAAAAATACGCAGATGTAACAGCCTTTGCACGTTTTTCTAAAATGTTTGCTCAAATTGCGAAACAGGTAGTAGATAAATATGCGGAAGAAGGCGAAGATGTTATCCGTCGTGCTGTAGAAAGATACGGCAGAAAACGGGGAGAAGGCATCGCCCAGCGTGCACGCACGAATGGTTTAGAAAATAACTCGGATAATTACTTGAAAAACTATGATATGGCCCGCAGTGAATTATTCGAAGTAGATACCGTGCATAAAGAAAATGAGGTAGAACAAACCTTTACGTATTGCCCGTTCGGTCAACAGTGGGCGGATGATGATATGGGTGAATACGGTATTCTCTATTGCCAAATGATCGATCCTGCTGTAGCAAAAGGCTATAATAAAAATTTCGAGGTTGTGCATGACCAATATGTTCTGCGCGAAGGCCAATGCCATTTTCAGTTTCAGATGAAAGAGTAG